One region of Thermus filiformis genomic DNA includes:
- a CDS encoding MFS transporter: MDRRLLVLLSGVLMSTVNESSLAPALPVLARTFAVGPEAAQGVVSLGLLGAALAYLPVTALAGRVGARRLFRLGILLHALFALGLALAPGLFWLYLFRFLQGVAAAMVVGLVPGLAATALPEARGFALGMVASTVAAGTLLGPALGGLAAGLGLAYVFLLPLPLALLALLLALPKGSGLPELPPQEGSLGRLLQAPGFLKALLATGLYFLHTLGTTVALALHLGTEGLSSQAIGGLLLLGPFQLLLLGAWAGRVADRLGYRRVALLGAYLLVGAGVGFALFPLLHPFWGAALGLVLLGVGRALFQAANNALVLSLAPPGTEGLASGALSVARSLGQALGSALAGGSLGLFYRLLPHPGLAFAATALLLTGLMAFSAFLMRSGE, translated from the coding sequence ATGGACCGGCGGCTCCTTGTCCTCCTCTCTGGAGTCCTCATGAGCACGGTGAACGAAAGCAGCCTGGCCCCCGCCCTGCCCGTCCTGGCCAGGACCTTCGCCGTGGGGCCCGAGGCCGCCCAGGGGGTGGTCTCCTTGGGGCTTCTGGGCGCGGCCCTGGCCTACCTTCCCGTCACGGCCCTGGCGGGGAGGGTGGGGGCAAGGAGGCTTTTCCGCCTAGGGATCCTCCTTCACGCCCTCTTCGCTTTGGGCCTGGCCCTGGCCCCCGGCCTTTTCTGGCTCTACCTCTTCCGCTTCCTCCAGGGGGTCGCCGCGGCCATGGTGGTGGGCCTGGTGCCGGGCCTGGCGGCCACGGCCCTGCCCGAAGCCCGGGGCTTCGCCCTGGGGATGGTGGCGAGCACCGTGGCGGCGGGGACGCTCCTGGGCCCCGCCCTGGGGGGGCTCGCCGCAGGGCTGGGCCTGGCCTACGTCTTCCTCCTGCCCCTCCCCCTGGCCCTCCTCGCCCTCCTTTTGGCCCTCCCGAAGGGTTCAGGCCTCCCCGAGCTCCCCCCGCAGGAGGGCTCCTTGGGCCGGCTCCTCCAGGCCCCGGGCTTCCTAAAGGCCCTCCTCGCCACCGGCCTCTACTTCCTCCACACCCTGGGGACCACCGTGGCCCTGGCCCTGCACCTGGGAACGGAGGGGCTCTCCTCCCAGGCCATCGGGGGCCTCCTCCTCCTTGGGCCCTTCCAGCTCCTCCTCCTGGGGGCCTGGGCGGGCCGGGTGGCGGACCGGCTGGGCTACCGCCGGGTGGCCCTCCTGGGGGCCTACCTCCTGGTGGGGGCGGGGGTCGGCTTCGCCCTTTTCCCCCTCCTCCACCCCTTTTGGGGGGCGGCCCTGGGCCTGGTCCTCCTGGGGGTGGGGCGGGCCCTCTTCCAGGCGGCCAACAACGCCCTGGTCCTCTCCCTGGCCCCCCCGGGGACGGAGGGGCTCGCCTCGGGGGCCCTCTCCGTGGCCCGGTCCCTGGGGCAGGCCCTGGGAAGCGCCCTGGCGGGGGGGAGCCTGGGCCTCTTCTACCGCCTCCTCCCCCACCCCGGCCTGGCCTTCGCCGCCACCGCCCTCCTCCTCACCGGGCTCATGGCCTTCTCCGCCTTCCTGATGCGCTCCGGCGAGTAA
- a CDS encoding thioredoxin family protein, which yields MLDRERFAQGLTYAELLPRLRNRRRVEAFYRLLSPLPPLPAARALVLVEDWCPDSVQAIPVLARLPLEARFFFRDENPDLAEAYQKEGKRIVPTVVFLDEGLKELARWHGPPEAARAFLREAKGRLEPAELFRLYHQNFPRFAEAMLAEWRALLPG from the coding sequence ATGCTGGACAGGGAGCGCTTCGCCCAGGGGCTCACCTACGCTGAGCTCCTTCCCCGGCTGAGAAACCGGCGCCGGGTGGAAGCCTTCTACCGCCTCCTTTCTCCCCTGCCGCCCTTGCCCGCGGCCCGGGCCCTGGTCCTGGTGGAGGACTGGTGCCCGGACTCGGTCCAGGCCATCCCCGTCCTGGCCCGGCTTCCCCTCGAGGCCCGCTTCTTTTTCCGGGACGAGAACCCCGACCTGGCCGAGGCCTACCAGAAGGAGGGGAAGCGCATCGTCCCCACCGTGGTCTTTCTAGACGAGGGCCTGAAGGAGCTCGCCCGCTGGCACGGCCCCCCGGAGGCGGCCCGGGCCTTCCTGCGGGAGGCCAAGGGCCGCCTGGAGCCCGCGGAGCTTTTCCGCCTCTACCACCAGAACTTCCCCCGCTTCGCCGAGGCCATGCTGGCCGAGTGGCGGGCCCTCCTGCCGGGCTAG
- a CDS encoding lectin-like domain-containing protein, producing the protein MKRLLFSLLLGLGLAWGQFPITESFMNSTAPGWVIGGNAYLTSGNGDPTGQGWLRLTRNTNNQKGYAYYNTAFPSTLGVRIEFDFLAWGGSGGNRGADGISVFLFDGATTTFTIGDFGGALGYCQGYGGSPGGLSNAYVGIAFDEWGNFSNPADRCPNGGPGQRPDSVAIRGPGNGSTGYAYLTGTGNRLGGTPLSGTSIDYETAASIRPSPSAYYRRARVDLVPVGGTYQITVYLATSPSGPFTQILGPYTMPSPPPPTLKIGFAGSTGGATNYHEIRNLSVNALTAPADLRVTKTGPATATPGGSITYTVTVQNVGPNPLSGASFSDTVPAGITGVSWTCTGTGGASCQSASGSGNAISTTLNLPLNSSVTFTITGTVSPSAAGQTLTNTASAFPPAGYTDTNPADNTASVTTQVVAYTLSGRVYHDLQPNGLREPSEDWSSGTLVYVNLVQGGSVVQSAAVNPGTGSFSLTGVASGSYTLVVATTSTATAPQAPPGWRFIHPATGSLALDVSSDRSDLLFGLFQGFLVQGRVFRDDGLLGGIGGDAWQNGGERGIAGVEVRATNGTETRTALTDGNGDYRIYIPGSWTSVTLSHPLRPATGWNDGSAAYPVSSFAQAASSTSSGATASLGSLSSDRTVNFGVAWDGRLRPDGSGQTTSPGTLTFAHTYTPGNQGTVTLSLANTPRYTYQVRLDLNCDGDFQDAGEGWQSLPYVFSVGPSWPREPDGSFRTCGLEVLALVPPGEAAGAVDLALVQAELAWEGNPSVKEPDTVTDTLQVAGGEVRLSKRARNVTQNTPFGTTAQGRPGDVLEYCIAYRNLGTLPVTQFVLTDPVPFFTDPLLSVADYGGRAIQWTHGGSPSYLTANSGDDAGEIASGIVRVTVGTLGPGEEGEVCYRVQVR; encoded by the coding sequence ATGAAGCGCCTCTTGTTCTCCCTACTGCTAGGGCTCGGCCTGGCCTGGGGCCAGTTCCCCATCACCGAGAGCTTCATGAACAGCACCGCCCCGGGGTGGGTCATCGGGGGCAACGCCTACTTGACCTCGGGCAACGGCGACCCCACTGGGCAGGGCTGGCTGCGGCTCACGAGAAACACCAATAACCAGAAGGGCTACGCCTATTACAACACCGCCTTTCCCTCCACCCTAGGGGTGCGCATAGAGTTTGACTTCCTGGCCTGGGGCGGCAGCGGAGGCAACCGGGGCGCCGACGGGATCAGCGTTTTCCTCTTTGATGGGGCCACCACCACCTTCACGATCGGGGACTTTGGCGGGGCCTTGGGTTACTGCCAGGGATATGGCGGTAGTCCGGGGGGCTTGAGCAACGCCTACGTGGGGATCGCCTTTGACGAGTGGGGCAACTTCTCCAACCCAGCCGACCGCTGCCCCAACGGCGGCCCTGGCCAGCGCCCCGACTCCGTGGCCATCCGCGGCCCCGGCAACGGCAGCACCGGCTACGCTTACCTCACCGGAACCGGTAACCGCCTGGGAGGCACCCCCCTCTCCGGCACCAGCATAGACTACGAAACCGCCGCTTCCATTCGCCCTTCCCCTTCCGCCTACTACCGCCGGGCGCGGGTGGACCTCGTCCCCGTTGGAGGCACGTACCAGATCACGGTCTACCTGGCCACCAGCCCAAGCGGGCCCTTCACCCAGATCTTGGGCCCCTACACCATGCCAAGTCCCCCACCTCCCACGCTGAAGATCGGCTTCGCCGGCTCTACGGGAGGAGCGACCAACTACCACGAGATCCGTAACCTCTCCGTCAATGCCCTTACCGCCCCTGCCGACCTAAGGGTGACCAAGACCGGCCCGGCCACCGCCACGCCCGGAGGGAGCATCACCTACACCGTGACGGTGCAAAACGTGGGGCCAAACCCCCTTTCGGGGGCCAGCTTTAGCGACACCGTGCCCGCGGGGATCACCGGCGTCAGCTGGACCTGCACGGGAACAGGCGGGGCGAGTTGCCAAAGCGCCTCGGGCAGCGGCAACGCCATCAGCACCACCCTCAACCTTCCCCTGAATAGCAGCGTCACCTTCACCATAACCGGCACGGTGAGCCCCAGCGCCGCCGGTCAGACCCTGACCAACACCGCCTCCGCCTTCCCACCGGCGGGCTACACGGACACCAACCCCGCCGACAACACCGCTAGCGTGACCACCCAGGTGGTGGCCTACACCCTCTCGGGCCGGGTCTACCACGACCTGCAGCCCAACGGGCTGCGCGAACCCAGCGAGGACTGGAGCAGCGGCACCTTGGTGTACGTCAACCTGGTGCAAGGGGGCAGCGTGGTGCAAAGCGCGGCGGTGAACCCGGGCACGGGTAGCTTCAGCCTCACCGGGGTAGCCTCCGGAAGCTACACCCTGGTGGTGGCCACCACCTCCACCGCCACCGCCCCTCAGGCCCCCCCGGGCTGGCGGTTCATCCACCCGGCCACGGGAAGCCTGGCCCTGGACGTCTCCTCCGACCGCTCGGACCTCCTCTTTGGCCTCTTCCAGGGCTTCCTGGTACAAGGAAGGGTCTTCCGGGATGACGGCCTCTTAGGGGGCATAGGGGGCGACGCCTGGCAAAACGGCGGGGAGAGGGGAATCGCGGGCGTGGAGGTGCGGGCCACGAACGGCACAGAGACCCGCACCGCCCTCACGGACGGGAACGGCGACTACCGGATTTACATCCCGGGAAGCTGGACAAGCGTCACCCTGAGCCACCCCCTCCGCCCGGCCACGGGCTGGAACGACGGAAGCGCCGCCTACCCCGTCTCCTCCTTCGCCCAGGCCGCCTCCTCCACCTCGTCCGGGGCCACGGCCAGCCTGGGAAGCCTCTCCTCCGACCGCACGGTGAACTTCGGCGTGGCCTGGGACGGCCGCCTGCGGCCGGACGGGTCGGGCCAGACCACCTCCCCGGGCACCCTAACCTTCGCCCACACCTACACCCCCGGAAACCAGGGCACGGTGACCCTGAGCCTGGCCAACACCCCCCGCTACACCTACCAGGTGCGGCTGGACCTGAACTGCGACGGCGACTTCCAGGACGCGGGCGAGGGCTGGCAGAGCCTGCCCTACGTCTTCTCCGTGGGCCCCTCCTGGCCCCGGGAGCCGGACGGGAGCTTCCGCACTTGCGGCCTCGAGGTCCTGGCCCTGGTCCCCCCCGGGGAGGCCGCGGGGGCGGTGGACCTCGCCCTGGTCCAGGCGGAGCTGGCCTGGGAGGGGAACCCCAGTGTCAAGGAGCCGGACACGGTGACCGACACCCTGCAGGTGGCGGGGGGCGAGGTCCGCCTCAGCAAGCGGGCCCGGAACGTCACCCAGAACACCCCCTTCGGCACCACCGCCCAGGGCAGGCCGGGCGACGTCCTGGAGTACTGCATCGCCTACCGCAACCTGGGGACCCTCCCCGTGACCCAGTTCGTCCTCACCGACCCCGTCCCCTTCTTCACCGACCCCCTCCTGAGCGTGGCCGACTACGGCGGGCGGGCCATCCAATGGACCCACGGGGGAAGCCCCTCCTACCTCACGGCGAATAGCGGCGACGACGCGGGCGAGATCGCCTCGGGGATCGTCCGGGTGACGGTGGGCACCCTGGGGCCGGGGGAGGAGGGGGAGGTCTGCTACCGCGTGCAGGTGCGCTAA
- a CDS encoding DUF11 domain-containing protein, whose protein sequence is MKGRPALALGLLALLALLAGGRALAMAPAGTVIRNQAEALASGERYLSNVAETVVQSLCVPLLTPDGTPGSPGQEARANPGGYAYLPYLLQNGGNDRFTFTLGHLLGPRDFDPVEVALFADLNGDGLPDGGPLSSLELGMGEALRLVVRVRLPASASGSLLLSPTARCPTGEEDRENYARVLAVRGPALFVQKEMTPTALPGEEVEVLLRVRNLGEEEALGVVLEDRPLPLPFVPGSARAPKGVVEYWDGASWVPSEPARVEGVRLHLSRLLPGEEATLAFRLRVPEGTPPGFLENRARATGPGGPAEGGARVEVLPLYRHHLGPAGNPQALPGGEGSQDDRQVKAGLAGQPICFLHTLENAGTAPDRYLLRVEGVPGGASFQLLEPGQDLPLANPLPLLPGEGRDLRVCYLAPTPLAFTARVVALSQATGAENATWDEVRAAAGPSLVKEADPPGGATLAPGQKVTYTLRVQNPSLPLTEVEVVDELSPYLEFVSASHGGVYEPEGHRVVWRFPNLPAGELALTLEARVRQDAPDDARVENRFQLRAKEAPNPLLSNPVRHPVFGTKLLLKKEVSPQVARVGDRLTYRLTLQNPSALPLTVRLEDTPPPHTRYEPGTARLCQGGALEPRLEGGKLVWEGLDLPAGGSLCLEYALRLLPGAQGELLNTAQALGQSAGGAATASGIAQALVRVEPGPFALEGVLLGRVFLDWDGDGRFGPKDTPLPGARLLLPNGLQAVTDASGRYAFRGVFGPLMVMLDPHSAPFPPLPLPEDLGEGYRKRATVQGATVVDFPLRPPRGRAEVTRETSLRFGPLLVQKRLVRVGEKLLVEIRLKSSEPLPDFLLKDPLPQGGERSFAYEVFQGEETLSYEVDQEVLTDPEVRWRYP, encoded by the coding sequence ATGAAGGGAAGACCGGCGCTCGCCCTGGGGCTTTTAGCCCTCCTGGCCCTCCTCGCGGGGGGCCGGGCTTTGGCCATGGCCCCGGCGGGCACGGTGATCCGCAACCAGGCGGAGGCCCTGGCCTCGGGGGAGCGCTACCTCTCCAACGTGGCCGAGACCGTGGTCCAGTCCCTCTGCGTCCCCCTCCTCACCCCCGACGGCACCCCGGGAAGCCCCGGCCAGGAGGCCCGGGCCAACCCCGGGGGGTACGCCTACCTCCCCTATCTCCTGCAAAACGGCGGCAACGACCGCTTCACCTTCACCCTTGGCCACCTGCTCGGCCCCCGGGACTTTGACCCGGTGGAGGTGGCCCTCTTTGCGGACCTGAACGGGGATGGGCTTCCCGACGGGGGGCCCCTTTCCAGCCTGGAGCTCGGCATGGGGGAGGCCCTGCGCCTGGTGGTCCGGGTGCGCCTTCCTGCTTCGGCCTCGGGGAGCCTCCTCCTCTCCCCCACCGCCCGCTGCCCCACTGGGGAGGAGGACAGGGAGAACTACGCCCGCGTCCTGGCGGTGCGGGGGCCGGCCCTCTTCGTGCAGAAGGAGATGACCCCCACCGCCCTTCCGGGGGAGGAGGTGGAGGTCCTCCTCCGGGTGCGCAACCTGGGGGAGGAGGAGGCTTTGGGGGTGGTCCTGGAGGACCGGCCCCTTCCTCTTCCCTTCGTTCCGGGCTCCGCCCGGGCCCCTAAGGGGGTGGTGGAGTACTGGGACGGGGCCTCCTGGGTCCCTTCCGAGCCCGCCCGGGTGGAGGGGGTGCGCCTCCACCTTTCCCGGCTCCTCCCCGGGGAGGAGGCGACCCTCGCCTTCCGGCTCCGGGTGCCCGAGGGGACGCCCCCCGGCTTCCTGGAGAACCGGGCCCGGGCCACGGGGCCGGGGGGGCCGGCGGAAGGCGGGGCCCGGGTGGAGGTCCTTCCCCTCTACCGGCACCACCTGGGGCCGGCGGGGAACCCCCAGGCCCTCCCCGGGGGCGAGGGCTCGCAAGATGACCGACAGGTCAAGGCGGGCCTCGCAGGGCAGCCCATCTGCTTCCTCCACACCCTGGAAAACGCGGGAACCGCCCCCGACCGCTACCTCCTCCGGGTGGAGGGGGTGCCCGGCGGGGCTTCCTTCCAGCTTTTGGAGCCCGGGCAGGACCTGCCCCTGGCCAACCCCCTGCCCCTTCTTCCCGGGGAAGGGCGGGACCTCCGGGTCTGCTACCTGGCCCCCACCCCCTTGGCCTTCACCGCCCGGGTGGTGGCCCTTTCCCAGGCCACGGGGGCGGAAAACGCCACCTGGGACGAGGTGAGGGCGGCGGCGGGGCCCAGCCTGGTCAAGGAGGCGGACCCGCCCGGGGGGGCCACCCTGGCCCCGGGGCAGAAGGTGACCTACACCCTTCGGGTCCAAAACCCCTCCCTTCCCCTCACGGAGGTGGAGGTGGTGGACGAGCTCAGCCCCTACCTGGAGTTCGTCTCCGCCTCCCACGGGGGGGTCTACGAGCCGGAAGGGCACCGGGTGGTCTGGCGCTTCCCTAATCTCCCTGCAGGGGAGCTTGCCCTCACCCTCGAGGCCCGGGTCCGCCAGGACGCGCCGGACGACGCCCGGGTGGAAAACCGCTTCCAGCTCAGGGCAAAGGAGGCCCCTAACCCCCTCCTCTCCAATCCGGTGCGCCACCCCGTCTTCGGCACCAAGCTCCTCCTTAAAAAGGAGGTCTCCCCCCAGGTGGCCCGGGTGGGGGACCGGCTCACCTACCGGCTCACCCTGCAAAACCCCTCCGCCCTCCCCCTCACGGTGCGCCTCGAGGACACCCCTCCCCCCCACACCCGCTACGAGCCGGGCACGGCCCGCCTCTGCCAAGGGGGGGCCCTCGAGCCCCGGCTGGAGGGGGGGAAGCTCGTCTGGGAGGGGCTTGACCTTCCCGCCGGGGGAAGCCTTTGCCTGGAGTACGCCCTCCGCCTCCTCCCGGGGGCCCAAGGGGAGCTTTTGAACACCGCCCAGGCTCTGGGCCAAAGCGCGGGCGGCGCGGCCACGGCGAGCGGGATCGCTCAGGCCCTAGTCCGGGTGGAGCCTGGGCCCTTCGCCCTCGAGGGGGTGCTCCTGGGCCGGGTCTTTTTGGACTGGGACGGGGACGGCCGCTTCGGGCCGAAAGACACCCCCCTCCCCGGGGCCAGGCTCCTCCTCCCGAACGGCCTCCAAGCGGTCACGGACGCCTCGGGGCGGTACGCCTTCCGGGGGGTCTTTGGGCCGCTTATGGTGATGCTGGACCCCCACTCCGCCCCCTTCCCTCCCCTCCCCCTCCCTGAGGACCTGGGCGAGGGGTACCGGAAGCGGGCCACCGTCCAGGGGGCCACGGTGGTGGACTTCCCCCTGCGCCCGCCCCGGGGGAGGGCGGAGGTGACGCGGGAGACCAGCCTGCGCTTTGGCCCCCTCCTGGTGCAAAAGCGGCTGGTGCGCGTGGGAGAGAAGCTTTTGGTGGAGATTCGTCTGAAAAGCAGCGAGCCCCTTCCCGACTTCCTCCTGAAGGACCCCCTCCCGCAAGGGGGCGAGCGGTCCTTCGCCTACGAGGTCTTCCAGGGAGAAGAGACGTTGAGCTACGAGGTGGATCAGGAGGTCCTCACCGACCCCGAGGTGCGCTGGAGGTACCCGTGA